From the genome of Halobellus litoreus, one region includes:
- the mtnP gene encoding S-methyl-5'-thioadenosine phosphorylase, with product MTIGFIGGSGIYDALPLEDTREVDVDTPFGKPSAPLTVGEFGDTGREVVFVPRHGPDHQRSPTTLPYRANVFALKQMGVTHVLASNAVGSLREDLPPQTLVIPDQIYDRTKHRDLTFFDEDVVVHQPFADPYCSELNEVLADAAESATDADVVRGGTYVCIEGPQYSTRAESEFYRDQGWDVIGMTTIPEAKLAREAEMAYATVTGVTDYDVWKEDSEVTLEEVLENAAKNETAIKETVEAAIRALPEDHGCDCHTSLEGTINTPDEAIPDSTKADLEPLIGEYVE from the coding sequence ATGACCATCGGATTCATCGGCGGGAGCGGAATCTACGACGCCCTGCCGCTGGAGGACACGCGCGAAGTCGACGTGGACACGCCGTTCGGGAAGCCCTCCGCGCCGCTCACGGTCGGCGAGTTCGGTGACACCGGGCGGGAGGTCGTCTTCGTCCCGCGGCACGGTCCCGACCACCAGCGATCGCCGACGACGCTCCCCTACCGCGCGAACGTCTTCGCGCTGAAGCAGATGGGCGTCACGCACGTCCTGGCCTCGAACGCCGTGGGTAGTCTCCGCGAGGACTTGCCGCCGCAGACGCTCGTGATTCCGGATCAGATCTACGACCGGACGAAGCACCGCGACCTGACGTTCTTCGACGAGGACGTCGTCGTTCACCAGCCCTTCGCCGACCCGTACTGCTCGGAACTCAACGAGGTCCTCGCCGACGCGGCGGAATCGGCCACCGACGCCGACGTCGTCCGCGGCGGCACCTACGTCTGCATCGAGGGGCCGCAGTACTCCACCCGCGCCGAGAGCGAGTTCTACCGCGACCAGGGTTGGGACGTCATCGGGATGACGACGATTCCGGAGGCCAAACTCGCCCGCGAAGCCGAGATGGCCTACGCGACGGTCACCGGCGTCACCGACTACGACGTCTGGAAGGAAGACAGCGAGGTCACGCTGGAGGAGGTGCTCGAAAACGCCGCGAAGAACGAGACGGCGATCAAAGAGACCGTCGAGGCGGCGATCCGCGCGCTCCCCGAGGATCACGGGTGCGACTGTCACACCTCCTTGGAGGGGACGATCAACACGCCCGACGAAGCGATCCCGGACTCGACGAAGGCGGACCTGGAGCCGCTGATCGGCGAGTACGTGGAGTAG
- a CDS encoding translation initiation factor IF-2 subunit alpha → MKYSGWPETGELVVGEVDEITDFGVFVDLDEYENKRGLCHISEVASGWIKNVRDHVNVGQTVVAKVLDVDESSQQIDLSIKDVNEHQRKDKIQEWKNQQKADNWMEVAFGEDLTDERYREVANALLAEFESLYDGFEAAAIHGTDALEDVDLDDDAIEAIVQTARENVSVPYVNVTGYVDLRCPTGDGVDRIKEALQAAEGDDDSVPEEIELEVTYVGAPEYRIQVRAPDYKTAEDALETAAGRASDSIVADGGTGEYHRERHEDDE, encoded by the coding sequence ATGAAGTACAGCGGTTGGCCCGAGACAGGTGAGCTCGTCGTGGGCGAAGTCGACGAGATCACGGACTTCGGGGTCTTCGTCGACCTCGACGAGTACGAGAACAAACGCGGCCTCTGCCACATCAGCGAGGTCGCGAGCGGCTGGATCAAGAACGTCCGCGACCACGTCAACGTGGGACAGACCGTCGTGGCGAAGGTGCTCGACGTCGACGAGAGCTCCCAGCAGATCGATCTCTCGATCAAGGACGTCAACGAACACCAGCGCAAGGACAAGATCCAGGAGTGGAAGAACCAGCAGAAGGCCGACAACTGGATGGAGGTCGCCTTCGGCGAGGACCTCACGGACGAGCGTTACCGGGAGGTCGCGAACGCGCTGCTCGCCGAGTTCGAGTCGCTCTACGACGGCTTCGAGGCGGCGGCCATCCACGGTACCGACGCGCTCGAAGACGTCGACCTCGACGACGACGCGATCGAGGCCATCGTCCAGACGGCCAGAGAGAACGTCTCCGTCCCGTACGTGAACGTCACGGGCTACGTCGACCTCCGGTGCCCGACCGGCGACGGCGTCGACCGGATCAAGGAGGCCCTTCAGGCCGCCGAGGGCGACGACGACTCGGTGCCCGAGGAGATCGAACTCGAAGTCACCTACGTCGGAGCTCCCGAGTACCGGATTCAGGTCCGCGCGCCCGACTACAAGACCGCCGAGGACGCGCTCGAAACGGCCGCCGGCCGCGCCAGCGACTCCATCGTCGCCGACGGCGGCACCGGCGAGTACCACCGCGAACGGCACGAAGACGACGAGTAA
- a CDS encoding phosphoribosyltransferase, whose amino-acid sequence MGDLPDQFNCTITNWEYIYGLCRDVSDQVKAAEFEPDVVVALARGGWFAGRCICDFLGLDDLTSLKMEHYVGTAQKAGEPEVRYPMPEGSVEGKDVLIIDDIADTGGSIERAYEYVTDREAGEVCTATLQLLQTSEFEPDFVGERLEEWTWIVYPWNFIEDMIDLVSGVMEKADEETFEVEDVRHYLSEFHSVDRIEMEIAQPDRMGEVMSEMERRGYVESADGEAWRLLENDGIGA is encoded by the coding sequence ATGGGCGACCTGCCCGATCAGTTCAACTGCACGATCACTAACTGGGAGTACATCTACGGGCTCTGTCGCGACGTCAGCGATCAGGTGAAGGCCGCCGAGTTCGAACCGGACGTCGTCGTGGCGCTCGCCCGCGGTGGGTGGTTCGCCGGCCGGTGCATCTGCGACTTCCTCGGGCTCGACGACCTGACGAGTCTGAAGATGGAACACTACGTCGGGACCGCGCAGAAGGCCGGCGAGCCGGAGGTCCGCTACCCGATGCCCGAGGGGAGCGTCGAGGGGAAAGACGTCCTCATCATCGACGACATCGCCGATACCGGCGGCTCGATCGAGCGGGCCTACGAGTACGTGACCGACCGCGAGGCGGGCGAGGTGTGCACGGCGACGCTGCAACTGTTACAGACCAGCGAGTTCGAACCGGACTTCGTCGGCGAGCGGCTGGAGGAGTGGACGTGGATCGTCTACCCGTGGAACTTCATCGAGGACATGATCGACCTCGTCTCCGGCGTGATGGAGAAGGCCGACGAGGAGACGTTCGAGGTCGAGGACGTGCGCCACTACCTCTCGGAGTTCCACTCGGTCGATCGGATCGAGATGGAGATCGCCCAGCCCGATCGGATGGGCGAGGTGATGAGCGAGATGGAGCGGCGCGGCTACGTCGAGTCGGCCGACGGCGAAGCGTGGCGACTGCTCGAAAACGACGGCATCGGCGCGTAG
- a CDS encoding RNA-protein complex protein Nop10 yields MKSDIRVCSAWRDVHDRPVYSLSSTCPACGAATENSAPAPFDPEDAYGEYRRALKRRVRE; encoded by the coding sequence GTGAAATCCGACATCCGAGTCTGTTCGGCCTGGCGCGACGTCCACGACCGCCCGGTGTACTCGCTGTCGTCGACCTGCCCGGCGTGCGGCGCGGCGACCGAGAACTCCGCGCCCGCGCCCTTCGATCCCGAGGACGCCTACGGCGAGTACCGACGCGCTCTTAAACGCCGGGTCCGCGAGTGA
- a CDS encoding PhzF family phenazine biosynthesis protein: MDTRRALLVDAFAAEPLAGNVAGVVPDASDLSGEQMQAVARELGASETAFVRSSDSADRRLRFFSPEQEIDLCGHATVAAHAHLHESDAIGAGEHTVETNVGDLAIEIEADGTVWMTQDHPRIERVDVDYDRLGSALGIDPAALRDVGADAPTAVASTGLPFLIVPVNFLQNLGAADPDLGAVEALADEHDAAGVYAFTFDALDAESTLHARSFAPPVGIAEDPATGTAAGACGAYLREIGAFDDFPDEMRFEQGHFLDRPGEVRVRVAGDIRVGGRAVTSLDGRLAVPAEEEDGILEA, translated from the coding sequence ATGGACACCCGACGCGCGCTGCTCGTCGACGCCTTCGCGGCCGAACCGCTCGCCGGCAACGTCGCCGGCGTCGTGCCCGACGCGTCCGACCTCTCCGGGGAACAGATGCAGGCGGTCGCACGCGAACTCGGCGCCAGCGAGACGGCGTTCGTGCGGTCCTCCGACTCCGCGGACCGACGGCTCAGATTCTTCTCACCCGAGCAGGAGATCGACCTCTGCGGGCACGCCACCGTCGCCGCGCACGCGCACCTCCACGAGTCCGACGCCATCGGCGCGGGCGAACACACCGTCGAGACGAACGTCGGCGACCTCGCGATCGAGATCGAGGCCGACGGAACCGTCTGGATGACGCAGGACCACCCGCGGATAGAGCGCGTCGACGTCGACTACGACCGCCTTGGGAGCGCGCTCGGAATCGACCCCGCCGCCCTCCGGGACGTCGGGGCCGACGCGCCGACCGCGGTCGCCTCGACGGGGCTCCCGTTTCTGATCGTCCCCGTGAACTTCCTGCAGAACCTGGGCGCGGCCGACCCGGACCTCGGCGCGGTCGAGGCGCTCGCCGACGAGCACGACGCGGCGGGCGTCTACGCGTTCACCTTCGACGCGCTCGACGCCGAGTCGACGCTGCACGCCCGGTCGTTCGCGCCGCCGGTCGGGATCGCGGAGGACCCGGCGACGGGGACGGCGGCCGGCGCGTGCGGTGCGTACCTCCGCGAGATCGGCGCGTTCGACGACTTTCCCGACGAGATGCGCTTCGAGCAGGGGCACTTCCTCGACCGCCCCGGCGAGGTCCGCGTCCGCGTCGCCGGCGACATTCGCGTCGGCGGGCGCGCGGTGACGTCGCTCGACGGTCGGTTGGCCGTCCCGGCCGAGGAGGAAGACGGAATTCTCGAAGCGTAG
- a CDS encoding histidine kinase N-terminal 7TM domain-containing protein, which yields MTELFGSVSWVAVGSLTAGAALCVLISFLWRYREKPGARWFIFALTAQSLWCLTYGVALFTVDPQVRFALEVASVLAFVWIGYSFLGFALEYTGHGAVRRSRFFAALGSVPVAGTALLLTSPWHTFFWENVRLTRAYGSVVLEYSFGFGGYAVSLVGLLYAGVGVFLLAETILSYGPLYRTEAAAVAVSTFPPVAGIVVWLAGLGDASVIQWGTVLSLPHAVLDAYAFVGKRMFETSPSTRRVADEQALDALPHPVVVLDGSGRLIDFNTEAETVFEDVAETAVGGHVSDVFSFDTDEQFGDEASYLSVNADETQREFAVQVSPLRDSRDVTVGYTVLFLDVTDEREREQRLEVLTRVMRHNLRNKLTAVMGYATTIEAETDDERIEGFAERIVHSGTELTEIGEKARAFDQLQQSEPNYSLVSVEDVLEAVTADIAEQFPGATIEAEIDRGFDVHTDADHLTLALENVIENAIEHARTPNPTVRIEVDLDDRETLLIDVHDEGPGIPEAEVDVLASGSETRLDHGSGIGLWIVEWSLRRIGGSVSFDRSGDGTTVRLSVPDRPPSNGPVDVETPQSA from the coding sequence ATGACGGAGCTGTTCGGGTCGGTTTCGTGGGTCGCCGTCGGATCGCTCACCGCCGGAGCGGCCCTGTGCGTGCTCATCTCGTTCCTCTGGCGGTACCGTGAGAAACCCGGTGCGAGGTGGTTCATTTTCGCGCTGACCGCGCAATCGCTGTGGTGTCTCACGTACGGCGTCGCGCTGTTCACCGTCGACCCGCAGGTGCGCTTCGCACTCGAAGTGGCGAGCGTCCTCGCGTTCGTCTGGATCGGGTACTCGTTCCTCGGGTTCGCGCTGGAGTACACCGGTCACGGCGCCGTCAGAAGGTCGCGGTTCTTCGCCGCGCTCGGAAGCGTACCCGTAGCCGGTACGGCGCTCTTGCTCACGAGCCCCTGGCACACGTTCTTCTGGGAGAACGTCCGGCTCACCCGCGCGTACGGGTCTGTCGTGCTCGAATACTCCTTCGGGTTCGGCGGATATGCGGTGTCGCTGGTCGGTCTCCTTTACGCCGGCGTCGGCGTCTTTCTCTTGGCCGAAACGATCCTCAGTTACGGTCCGCTGTACCGGACCGAGGCGGCCGCCGTCGCCGTCAGCACGTTCCCACCGGTCGCCGGAATCGTCGTCTGGCTGGCCGGTCTCGGAGACGCGTCGGTGATCCAGTGGGGCACGGTACTGTCGCTGCCGCACGCCGTCCTGGACGCCTACGCGTTCGTGGGCAAGCGGATGTTCGAGACCAGTCCGTCGACCCGGCGCGTCGCAGACGAGCAAGCGCTCGATGCGTTACCACACCCCGTCGTCGTCCTCGACGGGTCCGGCCGGCTCATCGATTTCAACACGGAGGCTGAAACCGTCTTCGAGGACGTTGCCGAGACCGCGGTCGGGGGACACGTCAGCGACGTGTTCTCGTTCGACACCGACGAACAGTTCGGTGACGAAGCGAGCTATCTGAGCGTCAACGCCGACGAGACACAGCGCGAGTTCGCCGTGCAGGTGTCTCCCCTCAGGGACAGCCGCGACGTCACTGTCGGGTACACTGTCCTGTTTCTGGACGTCACCGACGAGCGCGAGCGCGAGCAGCGGCTTGAGGTCCTCACGCGCGTTATGCGGCACAACCTCCGGAACAAACTGACCGCGGTGATGGGGTACGCCACGACCATCGAGGCTGAGACGGACGACGAGCGGATCGAGGGGTTCGCCGAACGGATCGTACACAGCGGCACGGAACTCACGGAAATCGGCGAGAAAGCCCGGGCGTTCGACCAACTGCAACAGTCGGAGCCGAATTACTCTCTCGTCAGTGTCGAAGACGTGCTGGAGGCCGTCACCGCGGATATCGCCGAGCAGTTCCCCGGCGCGACGATCGAAGCCGAGATCGATCGCGGGTTCGACGTCCACACCGACGCGGACCACTTGACCCTCGCGCTGGAGAACGTGATCGAGAACGCCATCGAACACGCCCGGACGCCGAATCCGACAGTCCGGATCGAGGTTGATCTGGACGACCGAGAGACGCTTCTGATCGACGTCCACGACGAGGGGCCGGGAATTCCCGAGGCGGAGGTCGACGTGCTCGCGTCGGGATCGGAGACTCGGCTCGATCACGGCAGCGGCATCGGCCTCTGGATCGTCGAGTGGAGCCTGCGGCGGATCGGCGGCTCGGTGTCGTTCGACCGCTCCGGTGATGGAACGACGGTCCGTCTCTCGGTGCCCGACCGACCCCCGTCGAACGGACCGGTCGACGTCGAGACGCCGCAGTCGGCGTGA
- a CDS encoding proteasome assembly chaperone family protein has product MEDIEIETVAEPTLRDPALVEGLPGVGHVGKLAAEHLLEEFDSELVARVYADEFPPQVGIDDEGVASLACAEFHAIDAGDRDLLVLTGDHQAQSHSGHYHITDTFLDVAESYDAGEVYALGGVPTGELVEEPDVLGAVADAEDIEALEDAGVEFREGEPAGGIVGVSGLLLGLGGRRGLPAACLMGETSGYLVDPSSAQAVLEVLEEVVGFEVGYDSLEERAEEMKEVAEKIQEMQSQQQGMPTDDDLRYIG; this is encoded by the coding sequence ATGGAAGACATCGAGATCGAGACGGTCGCAGAGCCGACGCTCCGCGATCCGGCGCTCGTGGAGGGCCTCCCCGGCGTCGGTCACGTCGGCAAGTTGGCCGCCGAACACCTCCTCGAAGAGTTCGACTCCGAACTCGTCGCTCGCGTGTACGCCGACGAGTTCCCGCCGCAGGTCGGCATCGACGACGAGGGCGTCGCCTCGCTGGCGTGCGCTGAGTTCCACGCCATCGACGCCGGCGACCGCGACCTCCTCGTCCTGACCGGCGACCACCAGGCGCAGTCGCACTCGGGGCACTACCACATCACCGATACCTTCCTCGACGTCGCCGAGTCGTACGACGCCGGCGAGGTGTACGCGCTCGGCGGCGTTCCGACGGGCGAACTCGTCGAGGAACCGGACGTGCTCGGCGCGGTCGCCGACGCCGAGGATATCGAGGCGCTCGAAGACGCCGGCGTCGAGTTCCGCGAGGGTGAACCCGCCGGCGGCATCGTCGGCGTCAGCGGCCTGCTCCTTGGACTCGGCGGCCGCCGCGGTCTCCCGGCCGCCTGCCTGATGGGCGAGACGAGCGGGTACCTCGTCGATCCGTCGAGCGCCCAGGCCGTCCTCGAAGTCTTGGAGGAAGTCGTCGGCTTCGAAGTCGGCTACGACTCCCTCGAGGAGCGCGCCGAGGAGATGAAAGAGGTCGCAGAGAAGATCCAGGAGATGCAGAGTCAACAGCAGGGAATGCCGACCGACGACGACCTGCGCTACATCGGCTGA
- a CDS encoding 30S ribosomal protein S27e, with translation MAGNFYRVQCPDCDNEQVVFGKASTTVNCAVCGTTLATPTGGDAEIHGEVVETVERRSAEA, from the coding sequence ATGGCAGGAAACTTCTACCGCGTGCAGTGTCCGGACTGCGACAACGAACAGGTCGTCTTCGGCAAGGCCTCGACGACCGTCAACTGCGCCGTCTGCGGGACGACGCTCGCGACCCCGACCGGCGGCGACGCCGAGATTCACGGCGAGGTCGTCGAAACGGTCGAACGACGCTCGGCCGAGGCGTAA
- a CDS encoding AEC family transporter, whose product MVSLVSVFATAILPIVAVGGVGYLLGRVRDVETDALNTIVVYVLAPALVFHSLTTTTLAQSTLARITVAILLFHVLTVLVAEAAGRLFGVSETALAAIVLVAAFPNTGNYGVPVSNFAFGATGRATAVVYLSVQAVLIWTVGVYIASRGTAENRLDGVRRVFSVPLIYAVAVALVVRALDLVPPVDSTVMSTLQLVGDSAIPVMLLLLGIQLARTNVGSTLSAVAGVVGLKMILVPFVGIGVALVVGFSDPAVARTFVLEGAMPSAVTPLILVGEFADGEVAGVPVTEFVSTAIFATTMVSVLTLTVLIAVLQSGVVV is encoded by the coding sequence GTGGTCTCTCTGGTCTCCGTCTTCGCGACCGCGATCCTCCCGATCGTCGCCGTCGGCGGCGTCGGCTACCTGCTCGGGCGGGTCCGCGACGTCGAGACGGACGCGCTCAACACGATCGTCGTCTACGTGCTCGCGCCGGCGCTGGTGTTTCACAGCCTCACCACGACGACCCTCGCGCAGTCCACGCTCGCTCGGATCACGGTCGCGATTCTTCTCTTTCACGTCCTCACGGTCCTCGTCGCCGAGGCGGCCGGTCGGCTCTTCGGCGTCTCGGAGACGGCGCTCGCGGCTATCGTCCTCGTCGCGGCCTTCCCCAACACGGGCAACTACGGCGTCCCCGTCTCGAACTTCGCGTTCGGCGCGACCGGACGGGCGACCGCCGTGGTCTACCTCTCGGTCCAGGCGGTGCTCATCTGGACTGTCGGCGTGTACATCGCCTCCCGCGGAACCGCTGAGAACCGCCTCGACGGCGTCCGTCGGGTGTTCAGCGTCCCCCTAATCTACGCCGTCGCCGTCGCGCTCGTCGTCCGGGCGCTCGATCTCGTCCCGCCGGTGGATTCGACGGTGATGTCGACGCTCCAGCTCGTCGGCGACTCCGCGATCCCGGTGATGCTCCTGCTCCTCGGGATCCAACTGGCTCGGACGAACGTCGGCTCGACCCTGTCGGCGGTCGCGGGCGTCGTCGGGTTGAAGATGATCCTCGTGCCCTTCGTCGGGATCGGCGTCGCCCTCGTCGTCGGGTTTTCCGATCCCGCGGTCGCGCGGACGTTCGTCCTCGAAGGCGCGATGCCGTCGGCGGTGACGCCGCTCATCCTCGTCGGCGAGTTCGCCGACGGCGAGGTCGCCGGCGTCCCCGTCACCGAGTTCGTCTCGACGGCGATCTTCGCGACGACGATGGTCTCGGTCCTCACCCTGACCGTGCTGATCGCGGTGCTTCAGAGCGGCGTCGTGGTGTGA